The genomic DNA CTGGATAGGGTATCTGTCACTCTTACAGAGGTGGGTTGCTTCGAGGAGCTTGCACCCAGAAGCACAAGGCTTCCCAACTAGAGGAAGCCCTAGTGCAGCCCCTGAGCACGAGCTGAGGATGAGGCTAGATTCCACAGGACCTGCCTGTGCCTCCATTTCAACCAGCGAGCCCCCTGCCTGACACAGACATCTGTTGCCCAGCCCTCTGAAACAgactccccccgccccgccaccccAGCACCATGCTCTTTTCTTACACGATGCCTACTCTCTCAGACTGTGACTCTGTTCCTTCAGCAGACATCTGTGTAGTTCTGTTCACAGGGGGAAATGTCAGATTAATAGTAGCCATCTCTATTAAACTATATAGTAAGGGTAGATATTTAGAGGACATTTGCGTTGTCAACTATGGTTTTATGTAATGCTCCTTTTTTGTTATTTGCTTGTTTTCACTTTGAGCCTGTTTTATTTGTATAATgatcagaaaataaaagtcttCTCAATTGGGAGAAATGTACTCAGATTGCCTGTCTGCCTCGAGTGAGGTCCTGCTGGGCACTGTTGGGGGCTGGATGAAATAGGAGGACTGGTCTCTCTGTGCCTGAGGGGTTCACAGTGAGGAGGAAGGGTAGGGTAACAAGAAGGGGATCGGCACTCTGAGTAATCTAATTACACAAGAAGCTGCTCCCTCCCCAGGGAGGTGGGAGCTGTGACTCCTGGACTGAAGGCATGGACAGGCattgaggaggagggagggaagtgcTGGGGGTTGCAGCCTGGAGGAACACCATCAGACCAGGAGGTGACAGCTTTGGGCATGGGAGAGGGATCAGCAAGAGAGGCTGTCACTCTCTTGCCTGGCTCCTGACCTGGAAGTGAGCTCCTTGGGTCAGGAACCTCCATATGTCCGTcataaccccccaggctcctatGGTGGCGGATCCCTTGATAGCATCCCTTGTCTAGTTCTATCTCTGATGCTGCAGCTCCCCCTCCCTTGGCCTCTGGCACCCTGATTAGCTGTCCAGCCAGAGCCCTGTCCCAGAGATCAGATTACAGCTGTCCTGTGGGAGCAGTAacatcttcttccttcctctcaatCCCCAGAAATGTCTTTCCTCCAGGATCCCAGTTTCTTCGGCATGGGAATGTGGTCCATTGGTGCGGGGGCCATAGGAGTTGCTGCCTTGGCACTGCTCCTGGCCAACACAGACATGTTTCTGGCCAAGCCCGAGAAAGCAGCATTGGAGTATCTGGAGGACATAGACCTGAAAACACTGGAGAAGGGTAAGTGGTGACCCCACCGGTGTCAGTACTTTTCCAGGGCACTGGGTTGCAGgcctacttattttttttctctctgaagtagtttcttctttttgttttcactGAGAAGGCAGTGTAACATTAGAAAAAATTTAATAAcacttttaaaattactgataatttaaattttaaattaccaTTACCCTAACAcaataatctttttaatttttgaacattcttttccaGGTGTACATGTTGTAGTATGTATTTGTGATCTGAGTGTACATGATTTCTTTTACAGTATAGCTTTTTCTTATCAAAAGCATTATTCATTTTCTCATGTTGTCTCTCTAAATGTAATGATAATTGTTCCGTAATATTTAGTAACAGTGCACCATGGCCAACTCAGCCACGCCTTCCAGAGTGTGGAGTGTGTCCTGAGGGATTCAAGGCgcctgggccttcccaggtggtgctagtggtaaagaacccgcctgctaatgcaggagacaagagacgtgggtttgatccctgggtcaggaagatccgctggaggagggcatgacagcccactccagcattcttgcctggagaatcccatggacagaggagcctggtgggccacagtccatagggttgcaaagagtcagacatgactgaagtgacttagcatgctcacAGGCATGGATCTTCAAAAACAGGAGCTCCTGAGTCAAATAAGTTTGAGAAATATTGTGTGTCCAGTTCCATGTTCCTGATGCGAGCACAGGGCTTTGCTTAGTGAGATGAGGTGTCTGAATTTTCACTGGTACAGGTGTGGGCAGCCTCACCTCTGGTACAGCCAGGGTACCCGAGGAAGCACAGTCACATTTTTAGAATAGACCCGCCTGTCTCCTTCCTGGGGAGCCCACTAGAGCCCCTGCTGGATGGCTGAGAGCCACATGTGGTGACTCAGCTGCCTTCCTGTGCTCTTGGCCTTGGACCTGAAGCTCAGGGGTTTCAGTCGTACCCATACTGTGGGTTCAGTGGGCATGAGGATTAGGTGCAAGTTGGGGCTCACTGACTGGGTGGTCTCCAAGTTGACCCCTCAAAAGGAGACCATCATTTCTGTTCAGTAAGTGAGGAAGCTTGTGAAGGGAAGGCAGGAACTGTGATTGCAGATTTATGATGTAGGTTCCCTTGGTAAGGGACTAAGAAGCCATGGAGACAGAGAGCTCTGTTTCACTATGTTCAACCCAGAATTTCCCCATATGATTTGATTTCAACCCTCTCCCACCTTTATTTTCCTAGGTAACATTTCACAGGCACATGGATTCCTCACTGAAATAATAAGGGATAGTGCTTACTCAGCCCTCACTGACTCTATTACGAGATGCTGCAGTGAGCTCTTTTATATCCATGTTTTAATACCCCTTGTGGCCCAAAGTGGAGCTGCTAGGCGTCTGCATTTACAGATAGGGAAAGGAAGGTTCAGGGAGGAGACATAGCCTGCCTAGGCTCACACCTCGATGCGACTCAGGCTGACCAGAGCCGGGCTTGAGCTGCACTGCTCTGCTACCCGAAGCATCTCCTTCTTGGGCATTTTCTACCCTCTCCTGTGGATAACACTGGAGTTAACATATTGAggttaaatttagaaaaaaaaaagttcagttgATTTCTTTAAATACTTCCTTCAGAGTTGGGATTTTCTTGGCCCAGTGCAAGGTCTTGTTCAAGTTTTGGCCATGTGTTAGCCCTAAAGCACTGTTATAAGGTCCACCGAGACCAGCAAAGGAATACACTACTTTTCCAGAAATATTCCAGTTTGGGATATTGCAGTTCACAACTAGATTTTTATGGGGGAGGGGGCTTCTGGTTAGGGAGTAGGGCTCTTCCACTGGATTCATTTTCCTCCAAAAGATGAATATTGCCTGTCTGTGTTTCCTGTTTGACTTTTTCCTCAATGTGTGAAGTACTTTTCCAGGTCCTCTGTTAGGCCTGGTGCTGTTTATGAGGTGCTTAGAGGTCGGGGGCAGCCAAGAGGAAATGATACtgaattctcttttcttctcctcaGATGCAGTAACTTTTAAAGCGAAGGCGCTCTGGGAGAAGAATGGAGCTGTGATTATGGCTGTGCGGAGGCCAGGCTGCTTCCTCTGTCGGGAGGTGAGTGCACTGGAGGACCTGTTCATAGGAAGGGATCCTAGCAAGTGGGAACTGGGGCATTTCCAGCCAGGACCAGCACTGGCGCAGTCTGTCATTTAttccaggttttttgttttggtctaattctctgtttctcttcatgTAAGAGTTCACCTTATCCTAGGGTTAACCCCATGCTTGACCTTCCTTTGGCAATCCAAGGCCTGTGAGTCTTGTACTCTGTCCTGTACCAGCTCCAATGCCCATGTTCCTGATGTGAGCACAGGGCTTTGCGTACTGAAATGAGGTGTCTGGATTGTCACTGGTACAGGTGTGGGCAGCCTCACCTATGGTGCAGCCTTGGCACCTGGGGAAGCATGGCCACACTTTTAGACTAGACCCACCTGTCTCCTTCTTGGGGAGCCGCTGGCATTCCTGCTGGATGGCTGAGGGCTGGAGGTGGTGACTCCGCTGCCTCCCTCAGCCTTAGATCCGAAACTCGGGGATTTCAGTCTTGCTGATCATGTGAGTACAGTGGGCATGATCGTCTGTTCTCCTGCATTTGGTGCATTTGTCTTTCCTACACTCTGGGCCTGTAGGAGACGGTGTTGGCTGGCCACAGAGTCCCAGGAGTTCATGCCCTTGACCTTTCCATTTTTCTGCAGGAGGCTACAGATTTGTCCTCCCTGAAGCCCAAGTTGGACGAGCTGGGCGTCCCCCTCTATGCAGTGGTAAAGGAGCACATCAAGAATGAAGTTAAGGACTTCCAGCCTTATTTCAAAGGAGAAATCTTCCTGGATGAAAATGTATGTGTGGTGTGAGCCAGTCAGACACAGACTGCTGGGGATGGTGCTCATGCATGAAGAGTTTGGTGGCTCCCAGCCTGTCTGGCCAGGAGCTGAAGTTGGCCTCCCTTTCAGCTTCCCCCAGCCCTCTGAGCAGAGCacgagtgaaaaaaaaaacttaaaaactgtCTTTCAGATTTTACTTGAGCCCTTCCTGACTTGTGACCCAGGAATGGGAGCCTTGAAAATAGCTAAGAGCTCTGCTGGGTCCCCCGCCCTGTAGGGGGGTGCCCAGCAGCAACGCCTGTCCCGTAATTCACTGTGCCCTTATTCTTTCCCCTACACTCGCCTCTGCAGAGTGTAGGACTGTTATCACTTGGTCAGGCCCAAGAAGCCTGTACGTCTGTAGCAAGAGATAGCAAGAGTTGCAAGCTGCAGGGTTCTGTTTGGTCCCGCGCAGTTTAGAGCGCTCTTGGGCGggagctgtgtgtgtgtcaggggtgGAAGATGTGAACCAGCAGAAGGCAGGAAGGCAGGCATACGGGCTACTCACATGGGGTCTATCTTCCTCAATCCTGCAGAAAAAGTTCTATGGCCCACAGAGACGGAAGATGATGTTCATGGGATTTGTCCGTCTGGGCGTCTGGCAAAACTTCTTCCGGGCCTGGAATGGAGGCTTTTCTGGAAACCTGGACGGCGAGGGCTTCATTCTTGGGGGAGTCTTTGTGATGGGACCAGGAAAGCAGGTAAATTCCTAGCATTCACTTGGGGGTCTGAGAGCATAAGACACCAGTCTGTTGGTGGGAGGGTGATTTTCCCTAATCGGAGTCTCCCAGCCTTCCTTCCAGAAAGCCAGGGATGATGTGGATGGGGAAGCGGGCTCCTCCTGCTCTCTCGGCACCTCACGCGGGAGCCGCCTCCCCCGTCACAGTAACATCACAGCATAGTGTGAGCCTTGCAGGAGTACCTTGTGAGGGCGATGAGTGAGCGCACCAACCAGGACAGCTCCTCAGTGGCACTGTGGGGGCCTGACCCAGGTTTTCTGATGTCGAGTTCTGTTTTCCACATTAGAACAAAAGCAGAGTCTTTATTCTGTGAAAAATTTACTCCCTTGCAGTGTTCCCTGTCATTGAGGACGGATAGTAAAGTGACGAGAAGGAATGGAAACAGACCTCGCTGGGGGAGCAGCTGGGGGAGCAGCTGGGAGCTGTGGTGGGCGGGGTGCTTTCCGCATGGGGGTCCTGGTGGCAGGGCACAATTCTGTGTACACTCTGGCTTGGGTCCCAGCCGTGGGGATCCAAAACAGGGGCCTAGGAGGAGAAGGTGTAGAGAGATGAGGACTCTGTGGGCCCAGGAGGTGGTGGGTAGATGTTCCATGTCAGACTCAGGGCAGTGCCAGCAGAGGCCGGGCAGGTACAGAGCTAGGACAGGGTGCAGTGGGTGCCGGCTCAAGGGCCTGGCAGGAGGACCCAGAGACTCAAGGTCTGACTTCTAAATCTCTAGGCCTGTCTCGCCAACTTTAGGCATGACGTTAATACTTGGGCTCATCTGTAAAAAAGACAggattgggaattccctggcagtccagtggttaggagtcagtacttccactgcagggggaacaggttcaatccctagttggggaacttaaaatcccacaagccttgtggcacagccaaaaagacaGGGTTGGTCTTCATGGTGGAGATTCCTACTGACACTGCTAACTGCATACTTTTACCAGGCAGGGAAGAATAAGCTAGTGGGAACAGAAagccttcaatttttttaaaagaactttttattttgtattggggtgtagctgattaacaagtagttgttgttcagtcgctcaatcgtccaactctgtgtgacctcgtggactccagcacaccaggcctctctatccttcaccatttcccagagcttgcttaaactcatgtccattgagtcggtgatgccatccaaccatctcatcttctgtcatcctgttctcctcctgccttcaatctttcccagcatcagggtcttttccaatgagtgggctcttcggatcaggtggccaaggtattggagcttcagcttcagcatcagtccttccaatgaatattcaggattgatttcctttaggattgagtggtttgatctccttgcattgcaaggaactctcaagagtcttcttcaacaccacagtttgaaagcatgaacaaacagtgttgtgatattaatagtttcaggtgaacagcaaaaggattcagctatacatacacatatatacattctcccccaaactccccttccatccaggctaccacataacattgagcagagttccatatgctatacagtaggtccttgttggttatccattttaaatatatcagtgtgtacatgttgatcccaaactccctaattatcccttccaCCCACCCGCACaactataagttcattctctaaatctTTGAGTCTCTTTCTATTTGGTAAGTAAGTTCCTTTGTAttgtttcttttcagattccacataagGGATGTCAGACGATATTTCTCCAGAAAGCATTCAATTTTAAGCAGTATTtcaagtctttttcttttaaaccttgGGTATCTGCAGTTGCTTGTCTGAGAATCTAGCATGATCTGGTGTCTGGTATAACATTAACTTATTTGCTAACTTTCTGGTAAATTTATCAACATGTCTTAGTGACAGGGACTGCCAGTGAGTACCTGCCTTGTGCCAGATGCTCATCTACATGATCTCATGTCTTCTCTGCAGTCAGTCTGGGGTAGTCAGTATTTTTATTCCCACCTACATGTAAGAGAATGGACCTATGAAATAACTCAGCAGGAGAGAAAGTGACTCTCCTGCTGCAGAGACGCCGCCCTTCCCTTGCCCATAGCTCCTTCTTGCAGATGGTTCCCAAAGATCCCTTCCGGGTACCCTTGCAGTTGGGCAGGCCACTTCCTTAGGATCCTTCAGCCTCTCCCCACTCTGGACTCCTAGGATTCCTTCTCTTCCTATCCCTGCCTCTCTCAGCCCCCAGGGCAGGGCCCGGCtcccctgccagcctcctcttgCCTGGCAGTGACTCACCTGGTGCTCACAGGCTCCCTAAGCCCGGCTGCTCACTCTGATGTTGCTAGGTGTGTTGCTTGACTTTGTTGGTGCCCCTGGAGCTCCTGCCTTCTTCCTTCCTGGTGGAAGGTTGACCAGGCTGGCCCAGCTTCAGGACTCACCTCTGTGTTTCTTGAGAGCAGAGTTTTTGCAGTTCCACTGTGCCAAGTGCCACTCAGTAGGGATTTTCTTTGTAATAATCTTTAAAGCatacttacttttaaaataatgcacTTTCAACGTAGGAAATATGAAAATGGAGAAGGTGGGGAGAGCTCAGTTAACAGAGTCAACTTGTTAGAACAGAGCTGAGCTGAggggccttttattttttttagaaaatgatatCTTACTAAATTAGATATTCTCTTTTAACTTAACAGTGTATCATGAACATTTCCTTATGTCATCATATGTTCTTCCTCAGTGTTTCTAATGTCTGCAAACTGCCCTGATGAGCaagtaaatataatttaatttcctGCTGTCCTTCCCGGTAGTGGAAGGAGATCACCCTTCCCACAGGGTGgtgatactttttattttttttttaagtcttta from Bos taurus isolate L1 Dominette 01449 registration number 42190680 breed Hereford chromosome 28, ARS-UCD2.0, whole genome shotgun sequence includes the following:
- the PRXL2A gene encoding peroxiredoxin-like 2A isoform X1; the encoded protein is MTSDQNFESGIWETVIPRSRAGSWRLRQVEMSFLQDPSFFGMGMWSIGAGAIGVAALALLLANTDMFLAKPEKAALEYLEDIDLKTLEKDAVTFKAKALWEKNGAVIMAVRRPGCFLCREEATDLSSLKPKLDELGVPLYAVVKEHIKNEVKDFQPYFKGEIFLDENKKFYGPQRRKMMFMGFVRLGVWQNFFRAWNGGFSGNLDGEGFILGGVFVMGPGKQGILLEHREKEFGDKVNLTSVLEAARKIRPQTSASEKQ
- the PRXL2A gene encoding peroxiredoxin-like 2A isoform X5, with amino-acid sequence MGMWSIGAGAIGVAALALLLANTDMFLAKPEKAALEYLEDIDLKTLEKDAVTFKAKALWEKNGAVIMAVRRPGCFLCREEATDLSSLKPKLDELGVPLYAVVKEHIKNEVKDFQPYFKGEIFLDENKKFYGPQRRKMMFMGFVRLGVWQNFFRAWNGGFSGNLDGEGFILGGVFVMGPGKQGILLEHREKEFGDKVNLTSVLEAARKIRPQTSASEKQ
- the PRXL2A gene encoding peroxiredoxin-like 2A isoform X3 encodes the protein MKMSFLQDPSFFGMGMWSIGAGAIGVAALALLLANTDMFLAKPEKAALEYLEDIDLKTLEKDAVTFKAKALWEKNGAVIMAVRRPGCFLCREEATDLSSLKPKLDELGVPLYAVVKEHIKNEVKDFQPYFKGEIFLDENKKFYGPQRRKMMFMGFVRLGVWQNFFRAWNGGFSGNLDGEGFILGGVFVMGPGKQGILLEHREKEFGDKVNLTSVLEAARKIRPQTSASEKQ
- the PRXL2A gene encoding peroxiredoxin-like 2A isoform X2; translation: MTSDQNFESGIWETVIPRSRAGSWRLRQVEMSFLQDPSFFGMGMWSIGAGAIGVAALALLLANTDMFLAKPEKAALEYLEDIDLKTLEKDAVTFKAKALWEKNGAVIMAVRRPGCFLCREEATDLSSLKPKLDELGVPLYAVVKEHIKNEKKFYGPQRRKMMFMGFVRLGVWQNFFRAWNGGFSGNLDGEGFILGGVFVMGPGKQGILLEHREKEFGDKVNLTSVLEAARKIRPQTSASEKQ
- the PRXL2A gene encoding peroxiredoxin-like 2A isoform X4 — its product is MSFLQDPSFFGMGMWSIGAGAIGVAALALLLANTDMFLAKPEKAALEYLEDIDLKTLEKDAVTFKAKALWEKNGAVIMAVRRPGCFLCREEATDLSSLKPKLDELGVPLYAVVKEHIKNEVKDFQPYFKGEIFLDENKKFYGPQRRKMMFMGFVRLGVWQNFFRAWNGGFSGNLDGEGFILGGVFVMGPGKQGILLEHREKEFGDKVNLTSVLEAARKIRPQTSASEKQ